A single window of Cryptosporangium aurantiacum DNA harbors:
- a CDS encoding zinc-dependent alcohol dehydrogenase: MSAHAVWFTAPRHVEVRPIPAPNPHPGDLVIRTLYSGISAGTELLAYRGELNPATERDETLTALADGGFEYPFQYGYSCVGVVEQGPDALRGATVFAFHPHQDRFVASEGDVVVLPETTDPRVATLFPLVETALQLSLDAGPVLEDTVVVTGLGAIGLLTSLLLTRAGARVVATEPEPWRRERAAEVGIRAVAPGEAPTNVPLLVETSGAPAALADGLALLAHEGTALVGSWYGTKPVPLPLGEHFHRRRLTIRSSQVSTIPFAAQGRWTNARRRTTARDLLGTLPLTSLATSEYALRDAADAYAALDRREPGVLHAALRYDERN; the protein is encoded by the coding sequence ATGAGCGCCCACGCCGTCTGGTTCACCGCACCCCGACACGTCGAGGTCCGGCCGATTCCCGCGCCGAACCCGCACCCCGGTGACCTCGTGATTCGCACGCTCTACTCGGGCATCAGCGCGGGGACCGAGCTGCTCGCCTACCGCGGCGAGCTCAACCCCGCCACCGAACGGGACGAGACGCTGACCGCGCTCGCCGACGGCGGCTTCGAGTACCCGTTCCAGTACGGCTACAGCTGCGTCGGCGTCGTCGAGCAGGGCCCGGACGCGCTCCGCGGCGCGACCGTGTTCGCGTTCCACCCCCACCAGGACCGGTTCGTCGCGTCCGAGGGCGACGTCGTCGTGCTGCCCGAGACCACGGATCCGCGGGTCGCGACGCTGTTCCCGCTGGTCGAGACCGCCCTACAGCTCAGCCTCGACGCCGGTCCGGTGCTCGAGGACACGGTCGTGGTCACCGGTCTCGGCGCGATCGGGCTTTTGACGTCGCTGCTGCTCACCCGGGCCGGCGCGCGTGTCGTCGCGACCGAGCCGGAACCGTGGCGCCGGGAGCGCGCCGCCGAGGTGGGGATCCGTGCGGTGGCGCCCGGCGAAGCGCCGACGAACGTCCCGCTGCTGGTCGAGACGTCCGGGGCACCGGCGGCGCTCGCCGACGGCCTCGCGCTGCTGGCTCACGAGGGCACCGCGCTGGTCGGCTCCTGGTACGGGACAAAACCGGTGCCGCTGCCGCTCGGTGAGCACTTCCACCGGCGCCGGTTGACGATCCGCAGCAGTCAGGTCTCGACGATTCCGTTCGCGGCGCAGGGCCGCTGGACGAACGCCCGTCGACGCACCACCGCCCGGGACCTGCTCGGCACCCTGCCGCTCACATCGCTGGCCACCTCGGAGTACGCCCTGCGCGACGCCGCGGACGCCTACGCCGCCCTCGACCGCCGCGAGCCTGGAGTACTGCACGCGGCGCTGCGCTACGACGAAAGGAACTGA
- a CDS encoding 6-pyruvoyl trahydropterin synthase family protein — translation MYEAGTAREVRAFHVMPDMPPPEGERHSHDYRLALVVSREELDEKGMVVDLDVLVGALEDLTERLRDADLDEIVGKEIGADAVTVEAFANWVHGKIGAAIDSPGSALSVRIYENATEFGGYTGVLA, via the coding sequence ATGTACGAAGCAGGCACCGCACGCGAGGTCCGCGCCTTCCACGTCATGCCGGACATGCCGCCGCCGGAGGGCGAGCGGCACTCCCACGACTACCGCTTGGCGCTGGTGGTCTCCCGCGAGGAGCTCGACGAGAAGGGCATGGTCGTCGACCTCGACGTCCTGGTCGGAGCGCTGGAAGACCTCACCGAGCGGCTCCGGGACGCCGATCTGGACGAGATCGTCGGCAAGGAGATCGGCGCCGACGCGGTCACCGTCGAGGCGTTCGCGAACTGGGTGCACGGAAAGATCGGGGCGGCGATCGACTCGCCCGGCTCCGCGCTCTCGGTGCGCATCTACGAGAACGCCACCGAGTTCGGCGGCTACACGGGCGTGCTCGCCTGA